The Lolium rigidum isolate FL_2022 chromosome 1, APGP_CSIRO_Lrig_0.1, whole genome shotgun sequence region ATGGTCGCTGAGTTCTGATGTTGATGTTGGATATCTAGTGGGATATTCCTCCATGTGGACAAAACAATGTCTATCATGAATTTTATTAACAGTAGTGACGTGCATTTTCTAACTGTGCTGAAAGCGACGAGCATACAAACTTGGTAGAGCAATAACTATGTGTTCACATATCTAGGGCCTCAGAATTTCTCCATGGAGTTATCCTGTGTGTTAACTTGTAGTGAACATTCAACTGGTTAACCTTTCTCTATTGTCCTGCATAGCATAAAGTTACTGCTGTTAATATAAAAGGTAAAAACATGAAGTGTAACACAGAAGGAAACAAATATGTACCTTTTTTTGCGGGGAAGGTGTACCTTACTTTAACCTCTGTCATGGCAGGCATTACTTCCAATTCTTAACTCGACTATCTATCTAAGCATAAAATGTTCCTACATTTTTTTGAGTTTGTTTGCATTTTGTTTATTTGAGAAGCAATATTGTGGCAGGAAATAGCTCCATAAATCTCATTATTGTTTTCCTTCCAGAATATGTCCTGCCTGAGATGAAATTAACAATATGGTAGTTCACTTACATGTCTTTTTTGTGCTTCTACTGATATTCTTTCAGGGTTCTTTGTAAGTTCTTCATGCATGGAGCTTGCTTGAAAGGAGACTACTGTGAGTTCTCCCATGACTGGAGTgaccaatcaaataatgtaagtaaACATTGGATGTGGATCTACTTGCCAGACGTCACAATGCATATTGTAGTGTTCCTTACCGTGATGCTTGTTTCCTCAGGTTTGCACCTTTTACCAGAAAGGCTCATGCTCCTATGGTAGCCGTTGCAGATATGATCATGTCAAAGTTTCTCGTAAGAACCCAGTGCCTCCACTACCATCATCAAGTACTGCAGCACGTAATTCCCTAGTGCCTCTGCCACCATCATCAAATACCGCAACACGTGCTGCATCTACTTCTCTACAACTCTTAAGTCCTGGACGTCCTCTTCACTTGGGACACCAAACAAATTCAAGCAACCAAAGACAACAGGTATCTACAGATTTGCTGCCACTTTCTGGAAGTAAGCCTGCATGGAAGAATGAGGTCCAACTTGTAGAGGATGGGATTGACTGGTCGTTCAATCAAGCTGAGCAAAACCAAACTTCCATCAAACTTGCTGATATGCCAATTTGTTCTTTTGCTGCTGCTGGTAACTGCCCATATGCGGAAGAGTGCCCTCACATGCATGGAGATATGTGCGAAGTCTGTGGGAAAATGTGCTTGCATCCCTATCGTCCCGATGAGAGGCAGGAGCATATCAAGCTATGTGAAAAGAACCACAAGCGTCTTGAGGCTTTGAAACGTAGCCAAGAAATAGAATGCAGTGTCTGCTTGGACCGTGTGCTCTCAAAGCCTACGGCCGCTGAAAGGAAATTTGGGCTGTTATCTGAATGTGATCATCCCTTCTGTATTTCATGCATTAGAAATTGGCGTGGCAACTCTCCTTCATCTGGTATGGATGTGAACTCAGCACTGAGGGCTTGCCCAATATGTCGCAAACTATCCTACTATGtcattccaagtgttctttggtaCTTTTCGAAGGAGGAAAAGCTGGAGATAACTGAAAACTACAAAGTAAAGCTCAAGTAAGATTGGCATTACCCATCCTTTAAGCTTTTTGTGGCATGCTCCTCTTGTGTGATCTGTGCCCTAACTTTTAGAAGTAAAATTAGAATGTCACATATATTTCAGTTGATGTATTTTATTTAGGCATTAAACTTGTCATTACTGGAAGAAATGGGTTAGCCATATACTACAGATGGCATTCTTATTATCTTGCCCTCATGTATTTACATTTCATTCTccttaaaaaaaaaatatatgagCTGATATGTTTCAGGAGAAGTGATGTAAGATAAGTATGTTATGCACCTTAGTACTTGATTAGCATTCTACTGTCTAACCTTGAAGTGTACCGTTGCAGGTCTATAGATTGCAAGTACTTTGATTTTGGAACGGGTACTTGCCCCTTTGGGACTAGCTGTTTCTACAAGGTATACATACTTCTCACATTCTATGAACGTGTGAATGCATTGTATCCGCCTGCCCCTATCCATATAGTATTCTGCCAGACCAGCTCCACCCCATCTAGCTGTTAGCACTAACTGGTTTAAACAGAACACTGGTAGCTATTAGTAACGTTCTCCTTTGTCAGTTGGTCTACTAGAAAGTAGAAACACCCCAACATACTGtttttatatatttcaaaagtatAATGTTCTGTATAGCCCAATACTTTATTTTGATTTCAAGAGTGTTTTGTAATCTGTCTACTTTATCATCAATTATATGTTCCGTAAGTCCCACTACCTATCAGCCCCTTGCTCGTTATTTGGTGGATAAAGTTCGCATATACAAAGACTGGGAGCTTATGTTACTTTTCAAGTTCGCATGCGACCATTGTACTTTTTTGGTTGTCAGGGACATGCTATTTGATTTCCTGCTGATTATTTTTCTACATAGCTATGCTTTGGTATAGAAGCTATGGAAATGATTGTTGTAGATTGCAATGTTAAGTTGTTAACTAACTGGTCTTTGTCCTCAATCCTCATTCCCCTTCTATGTTTTGCTTATTCCTGGGGCTTGTACTTTTTGCAGCATGCTTACAGAGATGGCCGCTTGGAAGAAGTTACACTGCGACATCTTGATTGTGATGATGGAAGTACACTTATTGCTAAGAACATTAGGTATGTGTTCTGTTTTTTGTTATGCTACTATACTTCTCATTTTTCTCCTTTATTGATATCCTGTTTATGTTGCAGATTGTCAGACTTCCTCAGTCGATTGCATCTATAGGGACCAGCAGCTGTATATATTATCAAATGTAAGATCTTTTGAGGGGTAGGCAACCAGCTAAATTTTACTAGTTTTCGTTGGTCCCTGCAAAGTTCGTGTCCTTTATTTGCTGTAATGGTAGATATCGTCATGGTGCTGTTCCACTGATCCCCTGCCAGTTTCATCAACATCATTGCACctattcttctcttttttttttgttctaccAAGCTATTCATACCATTATTTGACTTGGTGAACTGGAAAATTTGTATCCAGGCATTCTGGGATTTTGCTCTCTACCAAACATGTGCAGTCTTCTGAAGGCATTGGTTTAAACTGAGGCATCTTCGAAAAGTGTTGCTTTATTAACTCCAATTTTGGTGGTTGATTTGTCGTCAGTCATACAAAGGCAATCCATATGCTCTAAAATCTGTGAAATTCCTTCTCCTGCCATGCATAAACTCTTTTCATATAACTATCTGTGGCTAACGTTAACCCTGTTCTGGGTGCAGGAATTTTGAAGCTCACCGCGGGGCACCTGGATGGCCTTATATAATTGAAGCAATGTTGACCCGTGGAACAATCTAAAAGAAGTATTGCTGAAAatcggaaaaaaataaaaaaattgcacCTGTTGAACCAGGTTTTGCTGTATGTGCTTTGTGTTGCTTTCTGGTTCGCCGCCGGTGATTCGGTAGAACAACAAACATTCCCTGGCCATCGTGCGAAAGGATGGGTGTATAATGTTGTCATTTTACAAATATTGCTTTCCCTGTTGAGGAAGGCACCCAGACCAACAACTGGTGAACTGTGAGACTGTTTGGTTTGGTTATATAACTTGTACGGAGGAGGAAACCagtaaggggaaaagaaagaagatCACTCTTTGATACTTAGAATGAGTAAATACGCTGAGGTTCAGATGCCCTTTTTGCTACCTGCAAACTATGATCGGTTGTGTTTCGCTGTTTGCAAGATATGGCCCCGTCAATTTTGCAACTGTTTCTGACTGTATTTCTGAAATTCGACTCATGTGTTTTTTCTACTGAAGGTTGTGCAATCCGTGCCGATGCAGCAATTACCCCAAATGTAGAACGCCTCGTCCAGGAAGAGGGTAGGTGAACGCCTCAGCCTGATCTGCCCTGCTTTGTAGGCAAAATCAGTTTGATTAGTTGTGACCTTTTTCAacaagttagagcatctccgctTGCCCTCCCCATACGGCGTTCCAGCGTAGCAATTATAGGGATCCTATAGAGGGGCGCTGGCGGAAAATGAGAACGCCGTATGGGGAGGGCACATTGTGATTCGTCATATGGTTCAGTGTCAAACAGTGGAAATTCCCTCTCACTCtcgttgatcatgttatgcagtatgacacaacatgtcatgacctTCCACATCTATTCCTTGGACCATGTAAGAGCAGGGTATCAGACAATGGTAAAGCGAGCTTGCAGCACACCAAATGTTCTCTCCACATTCTTTCTAGCAGCCTCCTGCATTTGAGCAAACCAAGCTTTCTTTCCTCCAAACAGGTTcgagattgtcttcacaaatgttgaccaTCTTGGATAGATGCCATATGCAAGATAGTAGCTCTTGTTATACCGGTGGTCATTGATCTCAAATTGCACCGGAGGGGCATTGCCTTCGACAAGCTTTCTGGAACACATCGGAGCActgcagcacattgatatcattgtgtgATACTGCCATGTCGAAGAATGTATGCCAAATCCATAGGTCCTAGTCAGCCACTGgcctcaagcaccacactgcatgcACCCTTGTGTCCCTTATACATGCTCTGGTgtgcaaatggacagttcttccatgcccagtgcatacaGTTGATgttgccaagcatcccaggaaaaccccTCTTTGCATTTTGTGCCAATATCTGAGTTGTATCTGCCGCATTGGGTGTGCGCAGATAGGTCTCTCCAAACACCGCCACAATTGCCCTACAGAATCTATACATGCAATAAATGGTTGTGGACTCTGCCATGCGCAGATAGTCATCATGTGTATCACCTGTAATTCCATAGGCAAGCATCCGAAGAGCCACTGTGCACTTCCGAATTGTCGAGAAACCAAGCTCGCTGACGGCGTCTCTCTTCAATTTGAAGTAGTCGATCTCCCTCAAATTCTCGACTGTCTTCAGAAAGAGTTTCATACTCATCCGGAAACAACGATGAAATACGATATCGCCGTGCAATGGATCgttggcgaagtagtcggcgtagagcatgcagtagccttCCATCCTCTGCCTTGGCTTGCTCTTGCGGCGCCCCGACCCAGAGCCACCAATGACTGGCTTGTCCTCCTCGTCGATCATGGCCAAGAGGGAGACGAGGATCGCCAGATGCTCATCGTCTCCAGCGACGTCCCTGGTCGCAGCCGCGACAGCGAGCTCCTCGTCCATGAGTGCGGCCATGACGTCCTCGTCGTCCGAGTCCATCGCCTTGGCAAATGGCCGAACACCTCGCGTGCAGGGTGGGAACGCAGTGGGGATGGAGGTAGCAGCGGTGGCGGGAACGGGTGAACGACGACTATGGGAAGGGCCGGCGAGGTGGCGGGGGTTTGCGGCGGAGCGTACGCGGCGGTGGAGTGGGTACTACCAGCGGCAATGGTCCATCGCGGCGAGGGGTGTTTGCAGCGGCGATAGTGGTCGCGGGGCGAGAAGGAGGAAAATGTTTGGGTTCTTTTTTGGCTCTGGTCGCCGATAGGGCTGGCCCGCTGCGTTTTCTCGCCCCACCGACGCCCCCGCTAGCCCCCTGTAGATTGGGTTCGGCCTGGGGGCACCGGGTGAAGAGTTGGGTCGCGCCAACGGAAAAACAAATTCGGGGGCCGCGGTTGGGTGCCTGCCGGCGCCCCAAAATCGGCTCTTGGGGGCCTTTGGGgaggcgagtggagatgctcttagggcacgTACAATAGGTGGACGTCAGCCTTTCCTTAGAGGTGCCACGTTGTATTTTTGTTTAGTTGAAGGAGAGAAAATAAAGGAAGAGGAGGTTGTTTTTCCTtgtctaagagatcatctcttagaaaatatGGGAAGACTATTTTATCCATTGTACGacatgtcttcccttagcaacaaaaTTTCCTACCAAATTTAATTGATTATTATTAATTTCTAGGGATGGCTATAAGAGATAACGCATTGTAGGACTTATACCTATTATTTTCTCTAGATGATGTGGCGGGATAAGGGAGGacatgccttctctaccattgtataTACCCTTTGGCAAGTTTAAACTAAAATAGCTTAGCGGGCTTATGAGGGATATCGCTTGCAACCTTATGGAACTAGTCATACGGTGCAGGCAAGGAAGAGGATTGAGAGAGAATAAACGAAAGAGAAAGGCTGCACATGAATCTTACTCTAGAAATGCACGTGGAATGTTCATAAGCTCCCTTTCCCTTATACATTACCATTTTCTCTGTTATTCTTCGCTTAGAAGGGCTTGACTTACTTAACTTATTGCTTACCCGAAACTAGCTAAAAAAGGGTTTTTTCTAAAGCGGGGGTTGCTGTTGGTAATGATTGCTGGATTTGATCCATTAACACAGCTAGGGGAAGCATTGGCATACCGAGCTCCCCAACCATGGATTGGGATTTGATCTTGGACCGAGAACATAGTGGCACCGGTAGTTTTAGAAAGCACCTCAGCCTTTCCTGAAACTCAAACAACCTACTAGACGAGGCTGGCTACTCCCAACGAAGAAGATAGCGAGAAagctacctgatacgtctccgacgtatcgataatttcttatgttccatgccacattattgatgatatctacatgttttatgcatactttatgtcatatttatgcgttttccggaactaacctattgacgagatgccgaagtgccgtcctcgttttctcgctgtttttggtttcgaaatcctagtaaggaaatattctcgaatcggacgaaatcaacgcccaacatcctatttttccacgaagcttccgtaacacccgagagccgcgcagaggagggccccgtgggccccggacgacaggtggcgcggcccggccttggccgcgcccctagtgtttcgtcgcctcgtcgaccctccgactccgcctcttcgcctatataaaggtccccgacctaaaaacctcgacacgtacgacgaaaccgagagaaaaccttccggagccgccgccatcgcgaagccaagatccggggacaggagtctccgttccggcacgccgccggacggggaagtgcccccgaaggctcctccatcgacaccaccgccatctccatcaacgccgttgtctcccatgaggagggagtagttctccatcgaggctcggggctgtaccggtagctatgtggttcatctctctcctatgtaattcaatacaataatctcatgagctgccttacatgattgagattcatatgatgatgcttgtaatctagatgtcattatgctagtcaagtgggttttacttatgtgatctccggagactccttgtcccacgtgtgtaaaggtgacagtgtgtgcaccgtgtgggtctcttaggctatatttcacgtaatacttattcaccgttatgaatggcatagtgaagtgcttatttatatctctttatgattgcaatgtgttttgtatcacaatttatctcgtgtgctactctagtgatgttattaaagtagtttattcctcccgcacggtgtaatggtgacaagtgtgtgcatcgtgtagtacttggcgtaggctatgattgtgatctcttgtagattatgaagttaactattgctatgatggtattgatgtgatctattcctcctttcgtagtgtgaaggtgacaagtgtgcatgctatgttagtacttggtttagttgtgttgatctgtcatgcactctaaggttatttaaacatgaatatcgaatattgtggagcttgttaactccggcattgagggttcgtgtaatcctacacagctagtggtgttcatcatccaacaagagagtgtagagtccaacgatctatttatttattctcgttatgtgatcaaagttgagagtgtccactagtgaaagtatgatccctaggccttgttcctaaatatcgctatcgctgcttgtttactcgttttatcgcatccgtacttcccgcaatattaccaccatcaaccacacgccagcaagcacttttctggcgccgttactactgcttatatttattcataccacctgtatttcactatctcttcgccgaactagtgcacctattaggtgtgttggggacttgctttgtggttggagggttgcttgagagggatatctttgacctcttcctccctgagatcgataaaccttgggtgatccacttaagggaaacttgctgctgttctacaaacctctgctcttggaggcccaacaccgtctacaagaatagaagctcccgtagacatcaagtacttttccggcgccgttgccggggaggaaaggtaaaaggcattcatactccggtcccggtaaaagtacttttccggcgccgttgtgtgtgtgctcgaagctatttcctttagatcccgcaattgcatctttttgtttcttgtttacactagtttggcataatggacaacaatgagcttcttattctatttcctgatttaagacatggatggtttgatgcgaaaattaaaaaacccatggaacatattagtatgaacactttgaataccattgttgctaatgatatagaaagttctaagcttggggaagctggttttgatgagcatgacatttttagtcccccaaacattgaggagaaaattttctttgatgatactttgcctcctatttatgatgattataatgatagtggtcttttggtgccacctactatggagattaaattttgttgtgattataatatgcctcctatatttgatgatgagaataataatgatagctactttgttgaatttgctcccactacaattaataagaatgactatgcttatgtggagagtaataattttatgcatgagactcataataagaatgtttcctttgatagttatattgttgagtttgctcatgatgctactggacattattatgagagaggaaaatatggttgtagaaattttcatgttactaaaattcctctctatatgcttaaaattttgaaattgaccttgtctagttttcctatgcttattgcattatgcctacataacttgtttatttacaagattcctttttataggaagcatgttagacttaaatgtgttttgaatttgcctcttgatgctctcttttgcttcaaatactatttcttgcgagtgcatcattaaaactgccgagcccatcttaatggctataaagaaagaacttcttgggagataacccatgtgtttattttgctacagtaactttgatttatatttgagtcttggaagttgttactactgtagcaacctctccttatcttagttttgttgcattgttgtgccaagtaaagtctttgatagtaaggttcatactagatttggattactgcgtgaaacagatttcttgtctgtcacgaatctgggcctaattctccgtaggtaactcggaaaattatgccgctttacgtgagtgatcctcagatatgtatgcaactttcattcaatttggccaagcatcttaatggctaagtaagaaagaacttcttgggagataacccatgtgttattttgctacagtactttgttttgtatttgtgtcttggaagttgtttactactgtagcaacctctccttatcttagttttgtgttttgttgtgccaagtaaagtctttgatagtaaagtaagtactagatttggattatcagcagatacagatttctttgctgtcacgaatctgagtctaactctccgtaggtaactcagaaaattatgccaatttacgtgcagtgatcctcagatatgtacgcaactttcattcaatttgagcattttcatttgagcaagtctggtggcctaataaaatccatctttacggactgttctgttttgacagattctgccttttatttcgcattgcctcttttgctatgttggatgaatttctttgatccattaatgtccaagtagctttatgcaatgtccagaagtgttaagaatgattgtgtcacctctgaacatgtgaatttttattgtgcactaaccctctaatgagttgtttcgagtttggtgtggaggaagttttcaagggtcaagagaggaggatgatatactatgatcaaggagagtgaaagctctaagcttggggatgccccgtggttcacccctgcatatatcaagaagactcaagctgtttagcttggggatgcccaaggcatccccttcttcatcgacaacattatcgtgttcctcccctgaaactatatttttattccatcacatcttatgtgctttacttggagcgtctgtttgtttttgtttttgtttttgtttgaataaattggattacatcatgcttgtgtgggagagagacacgctccgctggttcatatgaacacatgtgttcttagctcataatattcatggcgaagtttcctcttcgttaaattgttatatggttggaattggaaaatgatacatgtagtaattgctataatgtcttgggtaatgtgatacttggcaattgttgtgctcatgtttaagctcttgcatcatatactttgcacctattaatgaagaaatacatagagcatgctaaaatttggtttgcataattggtctctctaaggtctagataatttctagtatgtgtttgaacaacaaggaagacgatgtatagtcttataatgtttgtaatatgtcttttatgtgagttttgctgtactagttcatacttgtgtttgtttcaaacaaccttgctagcctaaaccttgtatcgagagggaatacttctcatgcatccaaatccttgagccaaacaacactatgccatttgtgtccaccatacctacctactacatggtatttcccgccattccaaagtaaattgcttgagtgctacctttaaacaattcaaaatttatcacctctgatttgtgtcaaNNNNNNNNNNNNNNNNNNNNNNNNNNNNNNNNNNNNNNNNNNNNNNNNNNNNNNNNNNNNNNNNNNNNNNNNNNNNNNNNNNNNNNNNNNNNNNNNNNNNgtgtgggtctcttaggctatatttcatgaatacttattcattgttatgaatggcatagtgaagtgcttatttatatctctttatgattgcaatattgttttgtatcacaatttatctatgtgctactcaagtaatgttattaaagtagttttatatcTAACAGTTATTAATGGTAGCTGATGTGCATCCAGGTATTGGTACTTGTAGAGCTATGATTGTGATTTCTTGTAGATtacgcgaagttaactattgctatgatggtattgatgtgatctattcctcctacatagtgtgaaggtgggcCCCGGTGTATGCATGCTATGttgagtacttggtttagtcgtcttgatctgtcatgcactctaaggttatttaaatatgagacgccgaatgttgtggcgcttgttaacaaaCCGGCATTGAGGAGCTCGTGTAGCCCTACCTGAGatagtgttcatcatccaacaaagagagtgtagagtatgcattctaTCTATTGTCAATTGTGTGATCGAAgttgagtgtccactagtgaagtctattcctaggccttgttcctaaatactgctatgttACTTGTTCTTGTTTGCTGCGTTACTGCGCTCGTTACCTCTTGCTGTTTGTTGtcacgggcaaagcactttttcgtcgggttaggcccataggcgacgaaaaatgccccttagttgacgattttgggacgttgtctatcagaacttttcttgtagtgtgacagtgtgtgcaccgtgtgggtctcttaggctatatttcacagaatacttattcactgttatgaatggcatagtgaagttcttatttatatccctttatgattgcaatgtgttttgtatcataatttatctgtgtgctactctagtgatgttattaaagtagtttattcctcccgcacggtgtaatggtgacgagtgtgtgcatcgtgtagtacttggcgtaggctatgattgtgatctcttgtagattatgaagttaactattgctatgatggtattgatgtgatctatgcctcctttcgtagtgtgaaggtgacagtgtgcatgctatgttagtacttggtttggttatgttgatctgtcatgcact contains the following coding sequences:
- the LOC124684800 gene encoding E3 ubiquitin-protein ligase makorin-like — encoded protein: MSTKRVLCKFFMHGACLKGDYCEFSHDWSDQSNNVCTFYQKGSCSYGSRCRYDHVKVSRKNPVPPLPSSSTAARNSLVPLPPSSNTATRAASTSLQLLSPGRPLHLGHQTNSSNQRQQVSTDLLPLSGSKPAWKNEVQLVEDGIDWSFNQAEQNQTSIKLADMPICSFAAAGNCPYAEECPHMHGDMCEVCGKMCLHPYRPDERQEHIKLCEKNHKRLEALKRSQEIECSVCLDRVLSKPTAAERKFGLLSECDHPFCISCIRNWRGNSPSSGMDVNSALRACPICRKLSYYVIPSVLWYFSKEEKLEITENYKVKLKSIDCKYFDFGTGTCPFGTSCFYKHAYRDGRLEEVTLRHLDCDDGSTLIAKNIRLSDFLSRLHL